From the genome of Scytonema hofmannii PCC 7110, one region includes:
- a CDS encoding pentapeptide repeat-containing protein — MNKEPSLPDLLQDLAQTETNQFSELVQIAGLNLHKDFEGIDLSGEDLSEDNLSQANLSFANLSDTNLRSTNLSGANLKGANLSGANLRNANLSHADLSGANLSDAHLVGVNLNNAILYQANLNGANLKSVDLTNTDLSGANFRDANLKDTKLKNPSHLVTDSVITIKEKAFDPFLEADKEITQAIADLFGQETILDDVCKEIQELLSFDFVSISLVIPEQNTIEAVYGIGIAGRWVDQARHYLNADKDIRDIQADIVDTCHTEIISGWDRRFDRWIYENFQHDQLNRIFSPIFLVHDEQGKEIENWFENYEWDKNFIPSPVQGEGNNRVIRMQPLPGGFPPVVIGTVEAGYENTSRPITYEQATHLAKLIARRALDIRRGSLRYVLKIIAENAKRIFHADLATLHFLWEPQEERYIYEVLAGDPGNIPLKRFSPRKYGVGWRSIFEGKLQYVTYLSSVHKNSEVDFSPVALERGTKTYAAFPLLINDKYKVIPRIIATPTKQGSSVEREQHLIPVGVLYVHFRYEHQFIEELSRQGEYFANKAVDAIWHITIHQKMREEARQLATLQCVTQSLSQIENDLLSHIAWYTLNVLAADLVVIYEYIQTEKQFLSPPSLAGRLIQEDAMESEVPEQSVPFLLIQHETNIYVSNISQEPIFKNSLFTQREKIQSVAGILLRVDKDVVGVMFINYRRSHIFLNEEKQIISSIASSAASSIKNQRWLQTLDSIEREIITTLDWEQLQELIVQKAVQNTGADIGVISIVEPTTQDLVAKARYPAHKQIENALLNIKMGEGVSGWVAMHRKAALVNDVEIDERYICYFADSRSELCVPLLDKDCQTLGVLNVESRQKAKFKQKDLGRLEFLAGLAVIAIQNAQNAEKKEQKGIKEVLTSVGNVSGKVLNKMNTGISTVEGLLREIVSGLNENNVEASKNRGNTALSFVDQMSQTLKGLKIAQEEKPQPLDLHKIVDMALSEIPQLHEVKLSINVPIDLPKVLGGEQQLLSIFYHLIQNALDAMPNGGTLSLNATTVELEGKFWVEVKVSDTGLGIAPDKFNEIFQLGFTTKSDRGNIGLGLWLTKLQVEALGGILKFDSSPNEGSQFTVTLRAYKQ, encoded by the coding sequence TAAGCCATGCAGATCTGAGTGGTGCTAATCTCAGTGATGCTCATCTTGTTGGTGTTAATTTAAATAATGCTATTCTCTATCAAGCTAATCTAAATGGGGCTAATTTAAAAAGTGTTGATTTGACCAATACCGATTTGAGCGGTGCCAATTTTAGGGATGCAAACCTTAAAGACACTAAGCTGAAAAATCCTTCTCATTTAGTCACCGATTCTGTCATTACAATAAAAGAAAAGGCTTTCGATCCTTTTTTAGAAGCGGACAAAGAAATAACACAAGCAATTGCAGATTTATTTGGTCAGGAAACGATTCTAGATGATGTTTGTAAGGAAATTCAAGAATTACTAAGTTTTGACTTTGTTAGCATATCATTAGTTATACCCGAACAAAATACAATTGAGGCAGTATACGGAATTGGTATTGCAGGAAGATGGGTCGATCAGGCAAGACATTATCTTAATGCCGACAAAGATATCAGAGATATTCAAGCAGATATTGTTGATACTTGTCACACTGAAATCATCTCTGGATGGGATAGGCGATTCGATCGCTGGATTTATGAAAACTTTCAACATGACCAACTCAATCGGATTTTTTCACCTATTTTCTTAGTTCATGATGAGCAAGGAAAGGAAATTGAAAATTGGTTTGAAAATTATGAATGGGATAAAAATTTTATTCCCAGTCCAGTCCAGGGAGAAGGCAATAATAGAGTTATCCGGATGCAGCCATTACCCGGTGGTTTCCCACCTGTGGTTATCGGTACAGTCGAAGCTGGTTATGAAAACACTAGCAGACCAATTACATACGAACAAGCAACACATCTTGCCAAGTTGATTGCACGACGAGCATTAGATATTCGTCGTGGTAGTTTACGTTACGTATTAAAAATTATTGCTGAAAATGCAAAACGCATTTTTCATGCTGACTTAGCCACATTGCATTTCTTATGGGAACCACAGGAAGAACGTTACATCTACGAAGTGTTGGCTGGCGATCCCGGTAATATTCCCTTAAAACGCTTTTCTCCTCGTAAATATGGGGTTGGATGGCGAAGTATTTTTGAAGGAAAGCTTCAGTACGTCACATACTTATCTTCTGTTCATAAAAACTCAGAAGTAGATTTTAGCCCAGTTGCGCTTGAAAGAGGAACAAAGACTTACGCCGCTTTTCCATTACTTATCAATGATAAATACAAGGTCATACCACGGATAATTGCAACTCCTACCAAGCAAGGGAGTAGCGTAGAACGGGAACAGCATCTGATTCCTGTAGGAGTTTTGTATGTTCATTTCCGCTATGAACATCAATTTATTGAGGAACTCAGCCGTCAGGGAGAGTATTTTGCTAACAAAGCTGTTGATGCGATTTGGCACATTACAATACATCAAAAAATGCGTGAAGAAGCGCGACAGTTAGCCACTCTTCAATGTGTGACGCAATCTCTCAGTCAAATAGAAAATGATTTGCTAAGTCATATTGCTTGGTATACCCTGAATGTACTGGCAGCAGATTTAGTTGTTATTTACGAATATATTCAGACGGAAAAACAATTTCTCTCTCCACCTAGCCTTGCGGGGAGGTTGATTCAAGAAGATGCAATGGAATCGGAAGTTCCCGAACAAAGTGTGCCTTTTTTACTGATTCAACATGAAACAAATATTTATGTTTCAAATATTTCTCAAGAACCTATTTTTAAAAATTCACTTTTTACTCAAAGAGAAAAAATACAATCGGTCGCGGGTATTTTGTTGAGAGTCGATAAAGATGTTGTTGGAGTTATGTTCATTAACTACCGACGCTCTCACATTTTTTTAAATGAAGAAAAACAAATTATTAGCTCCATTGCGTCTTCTGCAGCAAGCTCTATCAAAAATCAACGTTGGTTGCAAACATTAGATAGTATTGAGCGAGAAATCATAACAACTTTAGATTGGGAGCAACTGCAGGAATTAATTGTGCAAAAAGCAGTACAAAATACAGGTGCCGATATAGGAGTGATTAGCATCGTTGAACCCACAACTCAAGACCTTGTTGCCAAAGCTAGATATCCTGCTCATAAGCAAATTGAAAATGCACTCTTGAATATTAAAATGGGCGAAGGAGTTAGTGGTTGGGTAGCAATGCATCGCAAGGCAGCATTAGTAAATGATGTTGAAATAGATGAACGCTACATATGCTATTTTGCTGACAGCCGTTCTGAACTTTGCGTACCTCTTTTAGATAAAGATTGCCAGACACTTGGCGTGCTGAATGTAGAAAGTCGTCAAAAAGCAAAATTTAAACAAAAAGACTTGGGGAGGCTGGAATTCCTGGCTGGTTTGGCGGTTATTGCGATTCAGAATGCACAGAATGCAGAAAAAAAAGAGCAAAAGGGTATAAAGGAAGTATTAACTAGCGTTGGAAATGTCTCTGGCAAAGTTCTCAACAAAATGAATACTGGCATTAGCACCGTCGAAGGATTGTTACGAGAGATTGTTAGCGGTTTAAATGAAAACAATGTTGAAGCAAGCAAAAATAGAGGAAATACTGCTCTAAGTTTTGTAGACCAAATGAGCCAAACTTTAAAAGGTCTCAAGATCGCTCAAGAGGAGAAACCTCAACCTCTCGATCTTCATAAGATAGTAGATATGGCTCTAAGTGAAATTCCACAACTCCATGAAGTCAAGCTATCTATTAATGTTCCAATTGACTTGCCCAAAGTGTTAGGTGGCGAACAGCAATTGCTGAGTATTTTTTACCACCTCATACAAAATGCTCTGGATGCAATGCCAAATGGTGGCACATTATCTCTCAATGCCACAACTGTAGAATTAGAGGGCAAATTTTGGGTGGAAGTCAAAGTTTCTGATACGGGCTTGGGGATCGCACCAGATAAGTTCAACGAGATTTTTCAACTTGGGTTTACAACCAAAAGCGATCGCGGAAACATAGGTTTGGGTTTATGGTTGACTAAACTCCAAGTCGAGGCTTTGGGCGGAATTTTAAAATTTGACAGTTCCCCCAATGAAGGTTCACAATTTACAGTCACATTACGAGCATATAAACAGTGA